GGGAGGAAACAAACGTTAAGATGTGCAACACAGTCAGACGTAAATGGTGCGCAATGACTGTACATACTCAGGTTGTTTTCATCATATCAAATTACGCACAACGCTAAAGCACATGATCCCTTAAATTGATGCGCTCATTTGCATCCTTTGGGTACCATCCATTCGGCAAACCTCCTCAAATTACTTTTCCAAAATCCAATTGTTGTATTTGACCAGGTGATAGTAAATTAACGAGGAGTGTCCCTATCTGGCTCCCAATGTTTGCCAAAGTAATAGTCGTTCCAGTAGAACAGTATCTccatttgtctaaattaatggaTCCATTTTTCGAGACATTAACCTCCCGTGGTGGGCAAACTTCCTTCCCGTTCTCTGGACAGAGGAAAGGCCATTCACAGTTTCCCCACTGTGATCACTGCGCCACTAAGGCATACGTGGGTGTTTCCATATTATCGACATTAAATCACGTCTTTATTATTAACGTTATTTTAAAATTTCCACACGTTTTTCATAGCTTATGGTacaatgaatgtgtttttttttttttagaatgaaAGGCTAGGCAatttcctccccacctctctgcaGCTGATGTGGTTCCCCTGAGTAAACAGGTTCACACCTTGTTAACACCGCCATTAGTTTGCCTATACATTCGCTGATTGTTGATTTACATTTGCGAATAAATAGCATGTTTTACTGCTGTTGTCCAAAGACTTACAAACACAGCCTCTTCGTCTGGTATAAAACGAAGTCGTTGCATCCTCCTTGTCAGTCGGGTTTCAAGCTTTCACCAGGCCAGACAGCAACTGCACTTGCTCTGCATTCAAGTGCATCGACCAGCAAAGCGTTCCAGAATGTTACCTTTTGTGTTCATCATCTTCTCCCTGATGAGAGTTCTCATCGCCAGACCCTCCACGGACTACTTCGGAAGTCACTTAAACTCAGCAGAGGAGCCGAAAGAGGTCCGTTCGAAGGCCATCAAACAACTTTTGGAAGTTTTTGGGATGGAAGATCCCCCTCTTACTCTTACTCGAGGCCACAAACAACCGCCTCAGTACATGCTGGATTTGTACAACACGGTGGCGGATGTGGACGGAGTTACCAAGGACCCTCATCTTCTGGAGGGAAACACCGTGCGGAGTTTCTTCGATAAATGTAAGACCATACTTTATAGTGACCATCTGTACTTTGAATATAGATAGAATGTATATTCATTTAATGGCGTGCAAATAGCAACAGAACACATTTGTAAGCAGGCCTAGTTGCTAACTGAATCGTCATTTCTCTCTTCAGTGCACAGCGAACAGATTGAGTACATGTTCAATTTGTCAACGGTTGGGAAGAGTGAAAAGGTGCTCACTGCTGAACTGCATCTGTTCAAACTCAGGCCCCAGTCGTCAGTGGCTTTCAACAGGCATCATTACTGCCAGGTAAACATTTTGTGTGCAGTTTTTCCTCATATCCACAAAATGGGTAATCCTTACTGTCTGAGAAAGTAGAGAGCAACAGTAGCCTACAATGTGGTACCCTGATACACCAGAGCCCTGAaaacctttttcttctttttcaaaatGAAAACAGGTCAGCGTCTACCAGATTTTGGATGGGGAAAAAGTGGACACTTCCCAGGGCAAGAAACTCTTATCCTCACGCCTCATTCCTGTCCACTCCAATGGCTGGGAGGTGTTCACCATCACCCAAGCAGTAAGTGGACTTTTTTCactaaattagtgtgtgtgtgtgtgtgtgtgtgtgtgtgtgtgtgtgtgtgtgtgtgtgtgtgtgtgtgtgtgtgtgtgtgtgtgtgtgtgtgtgtgtgtcatttgttcTTGATATCGTCACCATTATGCTATCCAAATGACCTTCGAGGTTAGATGCTGAGCTGATGGTTTACGATTTGTCCCTTTTGTAGGTCCGCTCCTGGATTACGGACAAGAGCAGCAACCTGGGGCTCCTGGTGACTGTTAAGACGTTGGCGGGCAGTCAGATGGACAGCAAGGTGCTGCGTTTCGCCTCtggccgtcaccaccaccacagcaagcaGCCCATGCTGGTGCTGTTCACCGACGATGGACGCCGCACTGCCAGCCCCGAGGTCAACACACAGGGTAGGTGTCGGTGGATATTCTCATTCCTCCTGGTAATGTGTTTCAAATACATTTGTTATAAGCATCTGTAATTGGGGAATGAGGAGTCTGCAAAAgtcattttttctttgttttattgTAATTCC
This genomic interval from Engraulis encrasicolus isolate BLACKSEA-1 chromosome 16, IST_EnEncr_1.0, whole genome shotgun sequence contains the following:
- the admp gene encoding anti-dorsalizing morphogenic protein translates to MLPFVFIIFSLMRVLIARPSTDYFGSHLNSAEEPKEVRSKAIKQLLEVFGMEDPPLTLTRGHKQPPQYMLDLYNTVADVDGVTKDPHLLEGNTVRSFFDKLHSEQIEYMFNLSTVGKSEKVLTAELHLFKLRPQSSVAFNRHHYCQVSVYQILDGEKVDTSQGKKLLSSRLIPVHSNGWEVFTITQAVRSWITDKSSNLGLLVTVKTLAGSQMDSKVLRFASGRHHHHSKQPMLVLFTDDGRRTASPEVNTQGRCDEGSLPPTLPMLPMAGAGPARRSARSLDYEDYTEGTSCQRHPLYVDFEEIGWSGWIVSPRGYNAYHCKGSCPFPLGQNMRPTNHATVQSIINALKLTKGIETPCCVPDKLYSINLLYFDDDENVVLKQYDDMVAGSCGCR